The proteins below are encoded in one region of Streptomyces sp. NBC_00490:
- a CDS encoding N4-gp56 family major capsid protein → MANAYTDTSAMSNAVQTAYDKRFEFALRSQPMFRAVADKRPVDTTAPGGSIVLERYQDLAVATTALTETTDPDSVAMGNPTTVTITLNEYGNPVLRTRKLFLYSLTDVDPAIANIVAFNAADSVDTIVQTELRSGTNVIQRKAGTVSYVTNGTVSVPVGTTMAATDSFNSAIARLAPVKLRANKAVPRKGSLYWCAIHPEVSHDLRAETGAAAWRDPHNYSAAGNIWAGEIGAYEGAFYIESPRCYNAVDAGTGDNTIRRFRTYYAGQQALAEAVADEFHIVAGPIVDKLARFRPLGWYGVAGWKIYRNEALIRAETTSTINSS, encoded by the coding sequence ATGGCTAACGCCTATACCGACACTTCAGCGATGTCGAACGCGGTGCAGACCGCGTATGACAAGCGCTTCGAGTTCGCTCTTCGCTCCCAGCCCATGTTCCGCGCTGTCGCGGACAAGCGGCCCGTGGACACCACGGCGCCCGGCGGCTCCATCGTCCTGGAGCGCTACCAGGATCTGGCCGTGGCGACCACGGCCCTGACCGAGACGACCGACCCTGACTCGGTCGCGATGGGCAATCCCACCACCGTCACGATCACCCTCAACGAGTACGGCAACCCGGTGTTGAGGACGAGGAAGCTCTTCCTGTACTCGCTGACCGACGTGGACCCGGCCATCGCCAACATCGTGGCGTTCAACGCCGCGGACTCGGTGGACACGATCGTCCAGACCGAGCTTCGCTCGGGCACGAACGTGATCCAGCGCAAGGCTGGCACGGTCTCCTACGTCACCAACGGCACCGTGAGCGTCCCGGTGGGCACCACGATGGCGGCCACGGACTCCTTTAACTCGGCCATCGCACGCCTTGCGCCGGTGAAGCTCCGCGCCAACAAGGCCGTGCCCCGTAAGGGCTCGCTGTACTGGTGCGCGATCCACCCCGAGGTCTCTCACGACCTCCGGGCGGAGACCGGCGCTGCCGCCTGGCGCGACCCGCACAACTACTCGGCAGCGGGCAACATCTGGGCCGGTGAGATCGGCGCGTACGAGGGCGCCTTCTACATCGAGTCCCCGCGTTGCTACAACGCGGTCGATGCCGGAACGGGCGACAACACGATCCGCCGCTTCCGGACCTACTACGCAGGTCAGCAGGCTCTCGCCGAGGCCGTCGCCGATGAGTTCCACATCGTGGCGGGCCCGATCGTCGACAAGCTGGCGCGGTTCCGTCCGCTCGGCTGGTACGGCGTGGCGGGCTGGAAGATCTACCGCAACGAGGCGCTCATCCGCGCCGAGACGACGAGCACGATCAACTCCAGCTGA
- a CDS encoding transglycosylase SLT domain-containing protein has product MAVSFEAFFWAIATQESGGNYKAVGPQTKYGHAYGKYQVLAPNVAPWTKKYYGKALTAQQFLNNPQAQEAVARGQLQSYYSKYGPQGAAAMWYSGQPDPSKTYGNPPVYKYVSSVMGHAGGYSGQSTPYSGGGSGGGTVPAVPKLDEDELMEQYGLSAALINSSKELKKLFNQAVSGGWSAAKFQASLKNSKWWKSQSSTLRKYITTRATDPATFKQNWGAAQYKVNALAVTVGLGNQISKGKSSKLLKAAIYNSLALGWSDARIKDWLGTKATTHGGIMWGEAGQAFDKMHQLAYLNGMRYSQDWYKKNAVAVASGKTTMETLEAQIRKSSAARFSAFGAQILAGQDALDLAAPYIKSMATLLELPETDVDLFDKHIYGAMNGSKAGANFPLWEFENQVRNDPRWRKTNNARESMMSVARQVAKDFGLAY; this is encoded by the coding sequence ATGGCAGTGAGCTTCGAGGCCTTCTTCTGGGCCATCGCCACGCAGGAGTCCGGCGGCAACTACAAGGCCGTTGGTCCGCAGACCAAGTACGGGCACGCCTACGGCAAGTACCAAGTCCTGGCCCCGAATGTGGCGCCCTGGACGAAGAAGTACTACGGCAAGGCCTTGACCGCACAGCAGTTCCTGAACAACCCGCAGGCCCAGGAGGCCGTGGCCCGCGGTCAGCTCCAGAGCTACTACAGCAAGTACGGCCCCCAGGGCGCCGCTGCCATGTGGTACTCCGGCCAGCCGGACCCGTCCAAGACGTACGGCAACCCGCCGGTCTACAAGTACGTGTCGTCCGTGATGGGCCATGCCGGGGGCTACTCGGGCCAGAGCACGCCCTACAGCGGCGGTGGAAGCGGCGGAGGGACGGTGCCAGCGGTGCCCAAGCTCGACGAAGACGAGCTGATGGAGCAGTACGGCCTTTCGGCCGCGCTGATCAACTCCTCCAAGGAGCTTAAGAAGCTCTTCAATCAGGCGGTGTCCGGCGGCTGGTCGGCCGCCAAGTTCCAGGCCAGCCTGAAGAATTCCAAGTGGTGGAAGAGCCAGAGCAGCACGCTGCGGAAGTACATCACGACCCGGGCGACGGACCCGGCGACCTTCAAGCAGAACTGGGGTGCCGCCCAGTACAAGGTGAACGCCTTGGCGGTCACGGTCGGTCTGGGCAACCAGATCTCCAAGGGCAAGAGCAGCAAGCTGCTGAAGGCCGCGATCTACAACTCGCTCGCGCTGGGCTGGAGTGATGCGCGGATCAAGGACTGGTTGGGCACGAAGGCCACCACCCATGGCGGGATCATGTGGGGGGAGGCCGGCCAGGCCTTCGACAAGATGCACCAGCTTGCCTACCTCAACGGCATGCGCTACTCGCAGGACTGGTACAAGAAAAACGCCGTCGCGGTCGCCTCGGGGAAGACCACGATGGAGACCCTTGAGGCGCAGATCCGTAAGAGTTCGGCTGCGCGGTTCTCTGCCTTCGGCGCGCAGATCCTTGCCGGGCAGGACGCGTTGGACCTGGCGGCCCCCTACATCAAGTCGATGGCGACGCTCCTGGAGCTGCCGGAGACTGACGTGGATCTCTTCGACAAGCACATCTATGGCGCCATGAACGGCAGCAAGGCCGGGGCGAACTTCCCCCTGTGGGAGTTCGAGAACCAGGTTCGCAATGACCCGCGCTGGCGCAAGACCAACAACGCTCGCGAAAGCATGATGTCCGTGGCTCGCCAGGTGGCCAAGGACTTCGGATTGGCGTACTGA
- a CDS encoding C40 family peptidase — MARGEDIVETARKALGVQYVWGGENMSGFDCSGLVTWAFGQAGISLPRTTYNMINVGASVQPNKLRAGDLVYFDTDRKQSGPDHVGIYIGGGKFIHAPRPGQGVKISSLAEGYYMDRWMGGRRISGVSADASSGGGYAEEVAPQLDAHELAETYGMSYAFFKSQPELWKMLNGAVEGQWTAQKFQAEVKNSNWWKKNSETVRQAQVLQKTDPATYKAQMEAARVAAKQMAVQSGAILSDKNAEKLAKNMVWFGWQEAQVQNFLGQYVKFGEKETLGGTAGQAARAIKEEAYKNGVSVTKQSVLNNAQYLVRGLTTMEQIQASIREQSAGLYPAFAEQIKAGADIQDLAQPYIQVVSQELGLPQTDVNVFSPRVKQALNRSNAQGQPQPMDLNSFTQLVRNDPKWRRQPGVADKTMNIGRQVLADMGLGF; from the coding sequence ATGGCGCGTGGTGAGGACATCGTGGAGACGGCGCGGAAGGCCCTGGGCGTGCAGTACGTCTGGGGCGGCGAGAACATGTCCGGCTTCGACTGCTCGGGGCTGGTGACCTGGGCTTTCGGCCAGGCCGGCATCAGCCTTCCCCGCACCACCTACAACATGATCAACGTGGGTGCGTCGGTCCAGCCGAATAAGCTCCGCGCGGGCGACCTGGTCTACTTCGACACGGACCGCAAGCAGTCCGGCCCGGACCATGTGGGCATCTACATCGGGGGCGGCAAATTCATCCATGCCCCGCGGCCGGGGCAGGGCGTGAAGATCTCGTCCCTTGCCGAGGGCTACTACATGGACCGGTGGATGGGCGGGCGCCGGATCTCCGGCGTCTCCGCTGACGCCTCCTCCGGTGGCGGGTACGCCGAAGAGGTCGCCCCGCAGCTCGATGCACACGAGCTGGCGGAGACGTACGGCATGAGCTACGCGTTCTTCAAGAGCCAGCCCGAGCTGTGGAAAATGCTCAACGGCGCCGTTGAGGGCCAGTGGACCGCGCAGAAGTTCCAGGCCGAGGTGAAGAACTCGAACTGGTGGAAGAAGAACTCTGAGACGGTGCGTCAGGCGCAGGTCTTGCAGAAGACGGACCCGGCGACCTACAAGGCGCAGATGGAGGCCGCCCGGGTGGCGGCCAAGCAGATGGCCGTTCAGTCCGGGGCGATCCTCTCCGACAAGAACGCGGAGAAGCTGGCCAAGAACATGGTCTGGTTTGGCTGGCAGGAAGCTCAGGTCCAGAACTTCCTGGGCCAGTACGTGAAGTTCGGGGAGAAGGAGACACTGGGCGGCACAGCCGGCCAGGCGGCCAGGGCCATCAAGGAAGAGGCCTACAAGAACGGCGTCTCCGTCACCAAGCAGTCCGTGTTGAACAACGCGCAATACCTTGTTCGCGGCCTGACGACGATGGAGCAGATCCAGGCCTCGATCCGTGAACAGAGCGCCGGTCTGTACCCGGCGTTCGCCGAGCAGATCAAGGCCGGAGCGGACATCCAAGACCTTGCGCAGCCCTATATCCAGGTCGTTTCACAGGAACTGGGGCTCCCGCAGACGGACGTTAACGTCTTCTCCCCGCGTGTGAAACAGGCGTTGAACAGGTCCAACGCGCAGGGGCAGCCCCAGCCGATGGACCTGAACAGCTTCACGCAGCTGGTGCGCAACGACCCCAAGTGGAGGCGTCAGCCGGGCGTCGCGGACAAGACCATGAACATTGGGCGCCAGGTGCTGGCGGACATGGGATTGGGGTTCTGA